From Streptomyces sp. NBC_00683, one genomic window encodes:
- a CDS encoding HemK2/MTQ2 family protein methyltransferase — translation MSAELTEKPARPTRLLKLPGVYAPQHDTRLLMAALDREEIAPGTHVLDLGTGSGALALHAARLGARVTAVDIAWRAVVTARLNALLYRRRITVQRSDLLSALPGRSYDLVICNPPYVPSPIGRLPGHGSAQAWDAGCDGRAVLDRVCAAAPAALRPGGRLLMVHSGLCDSDATLRRLSDAGLYARVSDRARVPLGPVLRSRLRWLRESGLVGRSDTTEELVVIRAEHP, via the coding sequence ATGTCCGCGGAACTTACCGAGAAGCCGGCCCGTCCGACTCGGCTGCTGAAACTCCCCGGCGTGTACGCACCGCAGCACGACACACGCCTTCTCATGGCGGCCCTGGACCGGGAGGAGATCGCTCCCGGCACACACGTCCTGGATCTCGGTACGGGAAGCGGTGCGCTCGCCCTGCACGCGGCACGGCTGGGGGCGCGGGTGACCGCCGTGGACATCGCGTGGCGGGCCGTGGTGACCGCGCGGCTGAACGCGTTGCTGTACCGCCGGCGCATCACCGTGCAGCGCAGCGACCTCCTGTCCGCACTGCCCGGCAGGTCCTACGACCTGGTGATCTGCAATCCGCCCTACGTCCCGTCCCCCATCGGCCGACTACCGGGGCACGGTTCCGCCCAGGCCTGGGACGCCGGGTGCGACGGACGCGCGGTCCTCGACCGTGTCTGCGCCGCGGCTCCGGCAGCACTGCGTCCCGGCGGCCGCCTGCTGATGGTCCACTCCGGCCTGTGCGACAGCGACGCGACCCTGCGCCGCCTGTCGGACGCCGGTCTGTACGCGCGTGTGAGCGACCGCGCCCGCGTACCCCTCGGGCCCGTACTGCGGTCCAGACTCCGGTGGCTGAGGGAGTCGGGCCTGGTGGGCCGGAGCGACACGACTGAGGAACTGGTGGTCATCCGTGCCGAACACCCCTGA
- a CDS encoding DUF6480 family protein produces MAISQTPPVSLSSARTRMPPGETPPGEGCISEAHVERADGGIWEHPAFWAAVVLLGSAVVAAYFIARIFGFT; encoded by the coding sequence ATGGCTATCTCACAGACTCCCCCGGTCTCGCTGTCATCCGCGCGCACCCGCATGCCCCCGGGCGAAACGCCTCCGGGTGAAGGGTGCATCAGCGAGGCACATGTCGAACGCGCGGACGGCGGCATCTGGGAGCATCCGGCCTTCTGGGCCGCGGTGGTACTGCTCGGCTCGGCCGTCGTCGCCGCGTACTTCATCGCGCGCATCTTCGGCTTCACATGA
- a CDS encoding gas vesicle protein GvpG, producing the protein MGLISGILLLPLAPVRGVIWVAEKVNEQADREMHDPGVLRAQLAALNQELEDGNVSLEEFEREEEELLERLHVARVRSVQNDRR; encoded by the coding sequence ATGGGGCTGATCAGCGGGATCCTCCTGCTTCCTCTCGCACCGGTCCGCGGCGTGATCTGGGTGGCGGAGAAGGTGAACGAACAAGCTGACCGCGAAATGCACGACCCCGGTGTGCTCCGTGCCCAACTGGCCGCGCTGAACCAGGAGCTCGAGGACGGCAACGTCAGCCTGGAGGAGTTCGAACGGGAAGAGGAAGAGCTGCTCGAACGGCTGCACGTCGCTCGGGTCCGCTCCGTGCAGAACGATCGAAGGTGA
- a CDS encoding iron-containing redox enzyme family protein — translation MSDQRTGPSLPRTRGPVSAGVIGFLRGDAPLPDPGSAGDTDPYGEDLHLALYVCYELHYRGFAGVRPELEWHPGLLTVRAELEDRFLAALRRDAAGTADLDDVLAGLLVEPVRGTGISWFLQDQGELRHMRAYAVQRSLYHLKEADPHAWVLPRLSGRAKAGMAAIEYDEFGGGRADRVHAQLFADLMDDLGLDSTYGRYLDDGCAEMLALVNLMSLFGLHRRLRGALVGHFAAVEITSSPASRRLAHAMKRTGAGAAAEFFYTEHVEADAVHEQVVRRDVIGGLLDDEPELASDIAFGVTATSCLEDRLGDRLLADWRA, via the coding sequence ATGTCCGATCAACGCACTGGACCTTCTCTTCCGCGAACGCGTGGCCCGGTGTCGGCGGGCGTGATCGGCTTTCTGCGCGGTGACGCGCCTCTGCCGGATCCCGGCTCCGCCGGGGACACCGATCCGTACGGCGAGGACCTGCATCTGGCTCTGTACGTCTGCTACGAGCTGCACTACCGGGGCTTCGCCGGTGTGCGACCCGAGCTGGAGTGGCATCCGGGTCTGCTCACCGTACGCGCCGAGCTGGAGGACCGTTTCCTCGCGGCGCTGCGCCGTGACGCCGCAGGAACGGCCGATCTCGACGATGTACTGGCCGGGCTGCTGGTGGAACCGGTCCGCGGGACCGGGATCTCCTGGTTTCTGCAGGACCAAGGCGAGCTGCGGCACATGCGGGCCTACGCGGTGCAGCGCTCCCTCTACCACCTCAAGGAGGCCGACCCGCACGCCTGGGTGCTGCCACGGCTGAGCGGACGGGCCAAGGCAGGCATGGCCGCGATCGAGTACGACGAGTTCGGAGGCGGACGTGCCGACCGCGTCCACGCACAGCTCTTCGCCGACCTGATGGACGATCTGGGTCTCGACAGCACGTACGGCCGGTATCTGGACGACGGTTGCGCGGAGATGCTGGCCCTGGTGAACCTGATGTCGCTCTTCGGCCTGCACCGGCGGCTGCGCGGGGCACTGGTGGGGCATTTCGCCGCTGTCGAGATCACCTCCTCACCCGCTTCCCGCCGTCTGGCCCACGCCATGAAAAGAACGGGTGCGGGGGCGGCCGCGGAGTTCTTCTACACGGAACACGTCGAAGCCGATGCGGTCCACGAGCAAGTGGTGCGCCGTGACGTCATCGGCGGGCTGCTCGACGACGAACCGGAGCTGGCATCCGACATCGCCTTCGGTGTCACCGCGACCTCCTGTCTGGAGGACAGGCTCGGGGACCGGCTGCTGGCGGACTGGCGAGCCTGA
- a CDS encoding SRPBCC family protein, with protein MAVRHKLIKRSGDAVWAVLSDGERYDRWVVGTADSRPAKGRWPEVGSTIAYRVRIGPFALDNETVVRRCDPPRILELEIDSGQLGTARVAFEVRPWGDDTLLIVDEHPLRGAGAALHNVAVDALIQLRHRAMLNRLAKVCEAEEG; from the coding sequence ATGGCTGTACGGCACAAACTGATCAAGAGGAGCGGGGACGCGGTCTGGGCCGTCCTGTCCGACGGGGAACGCTACGACCGGTGGGTGGTCGGCACAGCGGACTCCCGTCCCGCGAAGGGTCGGTGGCCGGAAGTCGGTTCCACCATCGCGTACCGGGTCAGGATCGGCCCCTTCGCTCTGGACAACGAGACAGTCGTGCGCCGATGCGATCCGCCGCGGATCCTGGAACTCGAGATCGACAGCGGGCAGCTGGGTACGGCGAGGGTCGCGTTCGAAGTCCGCCCGTGGGGCGATGACACCTTGCTGATCGTTGACGAGCACCCCCTGCGAGGCGCGGGCGCCGCACTGCACAACGTGGCCGTCGACGCACTGATCCAGTTGCGCCACCGGGCCATGCTCAACCGGCTGGCCAAGGTCTGTGAGGCCGAGGAGGGGTGA
- a CDS encoding PHP domain-containing protein, whose protein sequence is MEASTALRRIAFLLERSQAATYRVKAFRTAADAVTAMGEGELANRVARGSLESVRGIGPRTAEVIRESMTGATPRYLERLEKEASEPLAQGGESLLAALRGDCHTHSDWSDGGSPIAEMGRTAAELGHEWTVLTDHSPRLTVANGLSPERLRRQLDVVAELNEQWAPFRLLTGIECDILQDGSLDQEPELLERLDVVVVSVHSKLRMGAAEMTKRLLAAVRDPHADVLGHCTGRLVGGRTRPQSEFDADEVFAACAEAGTAVEINCRPERLDPPRSLLRRAVASGALFSIDTDAHAPGQLDWQIYGCARAEECGVPADRVITSWTADRLLEWTRGEGPG, encoded by the coding sequence GTGGAGGCGTCCACGGCCCTTCGCCGGATCGCGTTCCTGCTGGAGCGGTCCCAGGCTGCCACGTACCGGGTGAAGGCCTTCCGCACGGCTGCCGATGCGGTCACGGCGATGGGCGAGGGCGAGCTCGCGAACCGGGTGGCGCGGGGCTCCCTGGAGTCGGTGCGCGGAATCGGCCCCCGGACGGCGGAAGTGATCCGGGAGTCGATGACGGGTGCGACACCCCGGTACCTGGAACGGCTCGAAAAGGAAGCCTCGGAGCCGCTCGCCCAGGGGGGTGAGTCGTTGCTCGCGGCCCTGCGTGGCGACTGCCATACGCACTCCGACTGGTCCGACGGTGGGAGTCCGATCGCGGAGATGGGCAGGACCGCGGCGGAGCTCGGCCACGAGTGGACCGTGCTCACCGACCACTCCCCCAGGCTGACCGTGGCCAACGGGTTGTCTCCGGAGCGTCTTCGCCGTCAGCTGGACGTGGTCGCGGAGCTGAACGAGCAGTGGGCACCCTTCCGTCTGCTCACGGGCATCGAGTGCGACATCCTGCAGGACGGCTCCCTCGACCAGGAACCCGAGCTCCTGGAACGTCTGGACGTGGTCGTCGTCTCGGTCCATTCGAAGCTGCGCATGGGAGCGGCGGAGATGACGAAGCGGCTGCTCGCGGCGGTACGCGATCCGCACGCGGATGTACTCGGTCACTGCACGGGGCGTCTCGTGGGCGGGCGGACGCGCCCGCAGTCGGAGTTCGATGCCGACGAGGTCTTCGCGGCGTGCGCGGAAGCGGGGACGGCGGTCGAGATCAACTGCCGGCCCGAACGACTCGATCCCCCACGCAGCCTGCTCAGGCGGGCGGTCGCCTCCGGAGCCCTCTTCTCCATCGATACGGACGCCCATGCGCCGGGCCAGCTGGACTGGCAGATCTACGGCTGTGCGCGGGCGGAGGAGTGCGGGGTCCCGGCCGACCGTGTCATCACCTCATGGACGGCGGACCGGCTGTTGGAGTGGACACGGGGGGAGGGACCCGGCTGA
- a CDS encoding CDGSH iron-sulfur domain-containing protein — translation MPNTPERPRRISVDDEGPLLIEGPVEVTCADGRVAVSNRFVVAVCTCRRSRMYPWCDTSHRRRTNPEVDGTDGPAPRPR, via the coding sequence GTGCCGAACACCCCTGAACGTCCCCGCAGGATCTCTGTCGACGACGAAGGCCCTCTGCTGATCGAAGGGCCCGTGGAAGTCACGTGTGCAGACGGACGTGTGGCCGTTTCGAACCGGTTCGTCGTCGCCGTCTGCACCTGCCGGCGAAGCCGGATGTACCCGTGGTGCGACACCAGCCACCGCCGTCGTACGAACCCTGAGGTGGACGGGACCGACGGTCCCGCCCCCCGACCGCGGTGA
- the gvpJ gene encoding gas vesicle protein GvpJ, with protein MTTMYADEVAPCPPRAGTLYDVLELILDRGMVIDVFVRVSLVGIEILKIDARIVIASVDTYLRFAEACNRLDLERDSGSRTVPELFGMGAAKSVGKHKVRKAAESVGDSVRKAVGGGDDDDDSDDQEEQHERPRKRRAPAREGASRRRRAEA; from the coding sequence ATGACCACCATGTACGCCGACGAAGTAGCGCCGTGCCCGCCGCGTGCGGGAACCCTCTACGACGTCCTGGAACTCATCCTCGACCGGGGGATGGTCATCGATGTGTTCGTCCGGGTCTCGCTGGTCGGCATCGAGATCCTCAAGATAGACGCCCGCATCGTGATCGCGAGCGTGGACACGTACCTGCGATTCGCCGAGGCCTGCAACCGCCTTGACCTGGAGCGCGACTCGGGCAGCAGGACCGTCCCGGAGCTGTTCGGCATGGGCGCGGCCAAGTCCGTCGGCAAGCACAAGGTGCGCAAGGCCGCGGAGTCCGTCGGAGACAGCGTCCGCAAGGCGGTGGGCGGCGGTGACGACGACGACGATTCGGACGACCAGGAAGAGCAGCACGAGCGGCCCAGGAAGCGCCGGGCGCCCGCCCGTGAAGGTGCGAGCCGACGACGCCGCGCGGAGGCATGA
- a CDS encoding FUSC family protein, with translation MPGVSAPAPVIKLVQRTTEPAAAQLLRSTAAAVIAFAVAEAVLPEPHPAPLTAPLTALLVVQVTLYATLTTGIRRVNSVVVGVLIASGFSSLVGLSWWSLGLTIFTSLLIGRFVRVNEFVPEVAISAMLVLGVAQVADTAWERVFETLIGAGVGLLFNLLFAPPVWVETAGVSIGGLGERMGSMFRALGEEIGGNHPVPEAAARLHEARRLDHDIVEVDASLRQAEESLMLNPRVRQGMLYRVVLRTGLDTLEICAVVLRVLTRTLTDLAKARTDESLFPEDVAVSLRELFGHMSDAIEGFAVMITTPIAASGEEAEERLAEALERSRATRDRVADLLLEDVQEYPRQWQLHGALLAEVDRILDELDIGKRTERLGEELDRHSAEMHERHPRIQSVLRRLRGATQARPRAEV, from the coding sequence ATGCCTGGAGTATCTGCGCCCGCGCCCGTCATCAAACTCGTGCAGCGCACCACCGAGCCCGCCGCGGCGCAGCTGCTGCGGTCCACCGCCGCGGCCGTCATCGCCTTCGCCGTGGCCGAGGCTGTTCTGCCCGAGCCCCACCCGGCGCCCCTGACCGCCCCGCTCACGGCTCTGCTCGTGGTGCAGGTGACGCTCTACGCCACGCTCACCACCGGGATCCGACGGGTGAACTCGGTCGTCGTCGGAGTGCTGATCGCCAGCGGCTTCAGCTCCCTGGTGGGGCTGAGCTGGTGGAGTCTGGGCCTGACGATCTTCACCTCGCTGCTGATCGGGCGCTTCGTCCGAGTGAACGAGTTCGTACCCGAGGTGGCCATCAGCGCGATGCTCGTTCTCGGCGTCGCACAGGTCGCCGACACCGCATGGGAGCGGGTGTTCGAGACGCTCATCGGCGCAGGGGTCGGGCTCCTGTTCAACCTCCTGTTCGCGCCGCCCGTCTGGGTCGAGACGGCGGGCGTCTCCATCGGCGGCCTGGGGGAGCGGATGGGCAGCATGTTCCGGGCACTGGGCGAGGAGATCGGCGGCAACCACCCGGTGCCGGAAGCCGCTGCACGCCTGCACGAAGCACGCAGGCTGGACCACGACATCGTGGAGGTGGACGCCTCGCTGCGCCAGGCCGAGGAGAGTCTGATGCTCAACCCCCGGGTACGGCAGGGGATGCTGTACCGCGTGGTGCTTCGCACCGGACTCGACACCCTGGAGATCTGCGCCGTGGTGCTCCGTGTGCTGACCCGCACCCTGACCGACCTGGCCAAGGCGCGTACGGACGAGTCACTCTTCCCCGAGGACGTGGCCGTATCCCTGCGTGAGCTGTTCGGACACATGTCGGACGCGATCGAGGGCTTCGCGGTCATGATCACGACCCCGATCGCCGCCAGCGGGGAGGAAGCCGAGGAGCGCCTCGCCGAGGCACTCGAACGCAGCCGCGCGACCCGCGACCGGGTGGCGGACCTGCTGCTCGAGGACGTTCAGGAGTACCCCAGGCAGTGGCAGCTGCACGGGGCGCTGCTCGCCGAGGTCGACCGCATCCTCGACGAACTCGACATCGGCAAGCGCACGGAACGCCTGGGTGAGGAGCTCGACCGCCATTCCGCGGAAATGCACGAGCGCCATCCCCGTATCCAGTCGGTGCTCCGCCGGCTGCGCGGGGCGACGCAGGCCAGGCCGCGGGCAGAGGTCTGA
- a CDS encoding GvpL/GvpF family gas vesicle protein gives MTTTTTGVYVYAIVPTGGSLPRKAAGVGSPPAALRLIGEGPVTAVVSDAPPQLRARRRDLMAHQDLLMGLADIGPVLPMRFGMIAADEDTVRRELDASREAHLASLRHLTDGVEINLKALPAQDALAAVVAEENQVRRLREEVRRRPGYEASVRLGEAIATALTRRAAEAGKKIVRTLTPMARAVAAGPEVHGCALNVSFLVDRSDSDRFRAEAQTFANTHRALVELRIAGPLPCYSFVTSRPARASVAGT, from the coding sequence GTGACAACGACAACGACCGGCGTGTACGTCTACGCGATCGTCCCGACGGGCGGATCGCTCCCCCGGAAAGCCGCCGGTGTGGGGAGCCCGCCGGCCGCGCTGCGGCTGATCGGCGAAGGGCCGGTCACCGCTGTGGTGAGCGATGCGCCGCCGCAGCTCCGCGCGCGGCGGCGGGACCTCATGGCCCACCAGGACCTGCTCATGGGACTCGCGGACATCGGTCCCGTGCTCCCCATGCGCTTCGGGATGATCGCGGCGGACGAGGACACCGTACGCAGAGAACTGGACGCGTCGCGGGAAGCCCATCTCGCCTCCCTGCGGCACCTCACCGACGGTGTCGAGATCAACCTCAAGGCCCTTCCGGCCCAGGACGCACTCGCGGCGGTCGTGGCCGAGGAGAACCAGGTACGGCGGCTCCGGGAAGAGGTTCGCCGGCGCCCCGGCTACGAGGCGAGTGTCCGGCTCGGGGAGGCCATTGCCACCGCCCTCACGCGCAGGGCCGCGGAGGCCGGCAAGAAGATCGTGCGCACGCTGACGCCCATGGCCCGGGCGGTGGCAGCCGGGCCGGAGGTCCACGGATGCGCGCTGAACGTGTCGTTCCTCGTCGACCGGAGCGACAGCGACCGCTTCCGGGCAGAGGCGCAGACGTTCGCGAACACCCACCGCGCGCTCGTAGAACTCCGGATCGCCGGACCACTGCCCTGCTACAGCTTCGTCACTTCCCGGCCCGCCCGGGCATCGGTGGCGGGGACCTGA
- a CDS encoding histone protein: MEDQTKVTLAAAVVGGYVLGRTKKGRLAITIATYLAGRRFGLEPRQLAAEGMRRLGEVPQFVELQEQLKGEVLESGRKALTAAADRGMNTLADALSDRTARLTERGEEGEEEEYEEEEPEAEYEDEEEEPEGEYEDEYEDEEPGEEDEFEEEEEEFEEEPDEFEDEYEDEEPGEEEEFEDEDAGEEDEEEPEPSRSRGSRRPSKQAPAKKPAAKKAPAKKAPEKKAPAKRAPAKKAAPAKKAAAKKTSPAKKSAAKKAAPAKKSAAKKAAPAKKTAAKKTSPAKKSAAGTKAAKKSAPAKKSTAKKSAPAKKSTAKKSAPAKKSTAKKAPAKKAASSKRAASKRTERRR; this comes from the coding sequence ATGGAAGACCAGACCAAGGTGACTCTGGCGGCCGCGGTGGTCGGCGGATATGTGCTCGGCCGTACGAAGAAGGGCCGTCTGGCGATCACCATCGCGACCTATCTTGCGGGCAGGCGGTTCGGTCTGGAGCCACGCCAGCTCGCCGCCGAAGGGATGCGCAGGCTGGGGGAGGTGCCCCAATTCGTCGAGCTGCAGGAGCAGTTGAAGGGCGAGGTCCTCGAGTCGGGCCGAAAGGCCCTGACGGCCGCAGCGGACCGAGGCATGAACACGCTCGCTGATGCGCTCAGCGACCGTACGGCCCGGCTCACGGAACGCGGCGAGGAAGGGGAAGAGGAGGAGTACGAAGAGGAAGAGCCTGAGGCGGAGTACGAGGACGAAGAGGAAGAACCCGAGGGGGAGTACGAGGACGAGTACGAAGACGAAGAACCCGGGGAGGAGGACGAGTTCGAGGAAGAAGAGGAGGAGTTCGAGGAGGAGCCGGACGAGTTCGAGGACGAGTACGAAGACGAAGAACCTGGGGAGGAGGAGGAGTTCGAGGACGAGGACGCCGGAGAAGAGGACGAAGAGGAGCCGGAGCCGAGCAGGTCCCGCGGCTCCCGGCGGCCGTCGAAGCAGGCTCCCGCCAAGAAGCCGGCGGCGAAGAAGGCTCCGGCGAAGAAGGCTCCGGAAAAGAAGGCCCCAGCCAAGCGGGCGCCTGCGAAGAAGGCCGCTCCGGCGAAGAAGGCCGCTGCGAAGAAGACGTCCCCGGCGAAGAAGAGCGCTGCGAAGAAGGCCGCCCCGGCGAAGAAGTCCGCTGCCAAGAAGGCGGCTCCGGCGAAGAAGACAGCCGCGAAGAAGACGTCCCCGGCGAAGAAGTCCGCTGCGGGGACGAAGGCTGCGAAGAAGTCGGCTCCCGCGAAGAAGTCCACGGCCAAGAAGTCGGCACCTGCCAAGAAGTCCACGGCCAAGAAGTCGGCTCCCGCCAAGAAGTCCACGGCCAAGAAGGCCCCGGCCAAGAAAGCCGCGTCATCAAAGCGAGCCGCGTCCAAGCGCACCGAACGGCGGAGGTAG
- a CDS encoding PP2C family protein-serine/threonine phosphatase — MCADRDLHGGDPPDGDAAYEVDRKVQDALDRLTLLINAAEALASTLDEETGLRRLCHTLVPGLADWCAVDLVDRRGRLRRIVVEHRDADRLSPGLYEGLLPPTEGSAAAAARALQGAGPILLTEFLPPHSAADPLHARELELFDHMTADTAVIAPLRARRQVLGVITLVRTTTEARLDEDVLSLVEDLAHRVALAVDNSRLHFEAQHTAERLQRSLLPDLPADGAVELAARYQSAVATAQVGGDWYDAFLLPEGATTLIIGDVAGHDLRSAVTMSQMRNMLRGIACDRKEPPGKILARLDAATHILYPQQTLTCIYALVEKQSPDEPWQLHYAVAGHPEPLLVTWEGETRFLDGGRSMMLGVDPDEHRPDDTEVLPPNSTVLLYTDGLVERRDEMLDRGLARLRQHAAALAREPLETFCDELLNGLATAGTDDVALIAVRIAAPAAGPATATAE; from the coding sequence ATGTGCGCTGACCGGGACCTCCACGGCGGCGATCCGCCGGACGGTGACGCCGCGTACGAAGTGGACCGCAAGGTCCAGGACGCGCTGGACCGGCTGACGCTGCTGATCAACGCTGCGGAGGCACTGGCCAGCACCCTGGACGAGGAGACCGGCCTGCGCCGGCTGTGCCACACACTCGTACCCGGGCTCGCCGACTGGTGCGCCGTCGACCTGGTGGACCGGCGGGGCCGATTGCGCAGGATCGTCGTCGAGCACCGCGACGCGGACCGTCTCTCGCCAGGTCTGTACGAGGGACTCCTCCCGCCGACCGAGGGCTCCGCCGCGGCTGCGGCACGAGCCCTGCAGGGCGCCGGCCCGATACTCCTGACGGAGTTCCTCCCGCCGCACAGTGCCGCCGACCCGCTGCACGCGCGCGAACTCGAACTCTTCGACCACATGACGGCCGACACCGCAGTGATCGCTCCGCTGCGGGCGCGCCGTCAGGTGCTGGGCGTCATCACGCTCGTACGGACCACGACGGAGGCCCGGCTCGACGAGGACGTGCTCTCCCTCGTCGAGGACCTCGCCCATCGGGTCGCTCTGGCCGTCGACAACTCACGCCTGCACTTCGAGGCCCAGCACACCGCCGAACGCCTCCAACGCTCGCTCCTGCCCGACCTGCCGGCCGATGGGGCCGTGGAGCTCGCCGCCCGGTACCAGTCGGCTGTCGCGACGGCTCAGGTCGGTGGTGACTGGTACGACGCGTTCCTGCTGCCCGAAGGCGCCACCACGCTGATCATCGGAGATGTGGCGGGCCACGACCTGCGCTCCGCGGTGACCATGAGCCAGATGCGCAACATGCTGCGGGGCATCGCCTGCGACCGCAAGGAGCCGCCCGGCAAGATCCTGGCGCGGCTGGACGCGGCCACCCACATCCTCTACCCCCAACAGACGCTGACGTGCATCTACGCCCTAGTCGAGAAACAGTCCCCCGACGAGCCCTGGCAGCTGCACTACGCGGTGGCCGGCCACCCCGAGCCGCTCCTGGTGACCTGGGAGGGCGAGACCCGATTCCTCGACGGCGGGAGGAGCATGATGCTGGGCGTCGACCCGGACGAGCACCGCCCGGACGACACAGAAGTGCTCCCCCCGAACTCGACCGTCCTGCTCTACACCGACGGGCTCGTCGAGCGCCGCGACGAAATGCTGGACCGGGGCCTTGCCCGACTGCGCCAGCACGCCGCGGCACTGGCGCGCGAGCCCCTGGAGACCTTCTGCGACGAGCTGCTCAACGGACTCGCGACGGCCGGTACGGATGACGTGGCCCTGATCGCGGTCCGTATCGCCGCACCTGCCGCCGGCCCCGCCACCGCCACCGCGGAATGA
- a CDS encoding gas vesicle protein GvpO, with the protein MAEKQRTRAGHAKKAAASRPSSRRGPEHAARVACQSLERLIGHPTEGVSAVRRSEDGWCVVVDVLEVQRIPDTTSLLASYEVQLDEDGELLEYSRVRRYRRGAADE; encoded by the coding sequence ATGGCAGAGAAACAGCGCACACGTGCCGGGCACGCAAAGAAGGCGGCAGCCTCACGCCCGTCGTCCCGGCGAGGCCCCGAGCATGCCGCCCGTGTTGCCTGTCAGAGCCTGGAAAGGCTCATCGGCCATCCCACGGAGGGGGTGTCCGCCGTGCGGCGGAGCGAGGACGGATGGTGCGTCGTGGTGGATGTGCTGGAAGTCCAGCGCATCCCCGACACGACGAGTCTGCTCGCCTCCTACGAGGTGCAGTTGGACGAGGACGGCGAGCTCTTGGAGTACAGCAGGGTCCGCCGGTACCGACGGGGCGCCGCCGACGAGTGA
- a CDS encoding TetR/AcrR family transcriptional regulator, translating into MPNDSGGEKPRRRASDRGKYGHLSRARVLASALEVVDRDGLSGLSMRKLGAELGVEAMALYRYAPNKDALLDGLVEAFDQELEDTLTADAGNAADAAAWQEELHRRAHATYEVAMRHPNVVPLLATRLLSTPLARRPAAVLRSDERVLALLDDARIAEPTAVSLHRAFTAWLLGYLLVELRAMVDAPEETDPGFRLGLHRMSVQEFPRLRATAPSLAGRGGPEGLASGLEALLERFSGSAPASMNRIRSEPGGSPRSAGG; encoded by the coding sequence ATGCCGAACGATTCCGGGGGCGAGAAGCCCCGGCGGCGGGCCTCCGACCGTGGGAAGTACGGGCACCTGAGCAGGGCACGGGTTCTTGCCAGCGCCTTGGAAGTGGTGGACCGGGACGGCCTCTCCGGCCTCAGCATGCGCAAGCTCGGTGCGGAGCTGGGGGTCGAGGCGATGGCCCTGTACCGGTACGCGCCCAACAAGGACGCCTTGCTCGACGGTCTGGTGGAAGCCTTCGACCAGGAGCTGGAGGACACTCTGACCGCGGACGCAGGGAACGCCGCGGACGCCGCGGCGTGGCAGGAGGAGCTGCATCGCCGTGCACACGCCACCTATGAAGTCGCCATGCGCCACCCCAACGTCGTGCCGCTCCTGGCGACCCGCCTCCTGTCCACGCCGCTCGCCCGCCGCCCGGCGGCCGTGCTCCGCAGTGACGAGCGAGTCCTGGCCCTGCTCGACGACGCGCGCATTGCCGAGCCCACAGCAGTGTCCCTGCACCGTGCCTTCACCGCGTGGCTGCTCGGCTATCTGCTCGTGGAACTGCGCGCAATGGTCGATGCGCCCGAGGAGACAGACCCAGGCTTCCGGCTCGGACTGCACCGCATGTCCGTGCAGGAGTTTCCGCGATTGAGGGCGACAGCGCCTTCGCTGGCCGGCCGAGGCGGGCCGGAAGGGCTGGCGTCAGGCCTGGAAGCGTTGCTGGAAAGATTCAGCGGCTCGGCCCCGGCTTCGATGAACAGGATCCGCAGCGAACCAGGAGGTAGCCCGCGCTCAGCGGGCGGCTGA